CGCGAGGTGCGCGGGGTCGACCGGGTCGTGGTCCGCGACGGCGACGCGATCGGCGCCCTGCTCACCCGGCTCGGCGCGCACGAGTCGGTGCTGGCCTGGGAGGAGCGGCGGATGCGCCGTGAGGTGCGCGCCACGGCGAACCGGCTGGCGAACTTCGACGACGCCAACCTGCGCCGCTCGGCCCGCGCCGCGGTCGCCGCCGGGGCCCGCGTCCAGCGCGCTCTGGAGATCCTCGGCGACGAGGTGCCCGAGCACCTCGCGGCAGCCGGCCGGCTGCGCATGGACCACAAGCAGGCCTCCTTGGAGGAGCTGGGCGCGCTCGCGGACCCGCCGCTGACGAAGGACGCGGTCGCCGGGCGGATCCGCCGGCTGCTGGCGATGGCCGACAAGCGGGCCTCGGATCTCGGCATCCCGGGCACGGAGTGCAACCTCAGCGAGGAGCTCGCCGACAACCTGGTGGGCTGATCGGTCGTCAGAAAGCCGGTGGAGACGTCCGATCGGGCGACTCCACCGGCTTTTGTCTGGCTATGAGGCGCTCTTGACTGGATCATGAACTGTCATGAGCCTGGCAGAGTTCGCTGCTGTGGCGAACTCACGCTAGGGGGGTTCATGAGACCTAGAGCGAGATCGATCCTCGCTGTCGGCGCACTCCTGCTCGGCGGAGCGGCATTCGCGCCCATCGCCCAGGCGCAGCCCGCACCCTCACCGAAGCCCGATCCGGCCGAGGTCAAGGTGTTCCGTGCCGAGGTCACCGGACAGCAGGTACCCCTGCTGCTGGCGGCCGGACAGGACGGACACGAACTCAGTGAGCAGGTGCCCGCGAAGGGCACGGCCACCGTCGAGGTCTACCTGACGGACGAACAGGCGAAGAAACTCGGCAGGCAGGGCGTGCGGCTCGCCGAGCACACGTTGTCCGCCACGTCCGAGAACCGCGTGGCGGCCGCCGCCGAAGGCGTGTTCCGCCCGTACAGCGGAAGCGGCGGCCTGCGGGAGGAGATCCTGCGCACCGGCCGGCAGAACCCGGGTCTCACCAAGGTCGTCTCCCTCGGCAAGACGGTGAACGGCCAGGACATCCTCGCGGTCAAACTGACCAGGGACGCGAAGAAGTCCGCCGACGGCTCCAAGCCCTCGGTGCTGTACATGTCCAACCAGCACGCGCGCGAGTGGATCACCCCCGAGATGACCCGGCGGCTGATGCACTACTACCTGGACAACTACCGCACCGACAAGCGCGTCAAGAAGATCGTCGACTCCAACGAGCTGTGGTTCGTCCTGTCGGCCAACCCCGACGGATACGACTACACCTTCAAGAGCAGAGACAACCGCATGTGGCGCAAGAACCTGCGGGACGTCAACGGCGACGGAGCGATCTCCACCGGCGACGGCGTCGACCTCAACCGCAACTTCGCCTACAAGTGGGGCTACGACAACGAGGGTTCGTCCCCGAACCCCACCAGCGAGACCTACCGCGGCGCCAAGCCCGCCTCCGAGCCCGAGACCAGGGCGCTCGACGCCTTCGAGAAGCGCATCGGCTTCACCTACGGCATCAACTACCACTCCGCCGCCGAACTCCTCCTCTACGGGGTCGGCTGGCAGGTCGCCACCGACACCCCGGACGACGTCGCCTACGAGGCGCTCGCCGGCACGCCCGAGAAGTCGGCCGTCCCGGGCTACCACCCGCAGGTCTCCTCGGAGCTGTACACGACCAACGGGGAGGCGGACGGCCACGCCTCGAACGTCAACGGCATGGCCATGTTCACCCCCGAGATGTCGACCTGTCAGACCGCTTCGAACGTCGACCCCGACGACCAGTGGAAGAGCGGGGACTGCCAGTCGGTCTTCACCTTCCCCGACGACGAGAAGCTGATCCAGGCCGAGTTCGCCAAGAACGTCCCGTTCGCGCTCTCGGTCGCCGAGTCCGCCGCGCGCCCCGACCGCCCGAAGTCCTCGGTCGGTCCGACCGCCGCCGACTTCACCCCGGCGCCGTTCACCACGTCGTACGCGCGCGGCGCGGACCAGCAGGTCTCCGTCGTCGTACGCAAGGCGGTCCGCGACAAGGAGCTCAAGTACCGCGTCAACGGCGGCCGTACCCGGGACCAGGCGCTCCGGCACTGGAAGGGCGGCGAGACCTACGGCGGCGAGGACAACCTCTACTTCGACGCGTACCGGGCCAGGGTGAAGGACGGCAGGCCGGGCGACAAGGTCGAGGTGTGGTTCACCGGGAAGGCCGAGAACGGCAGGAAGGTCTCCAGCACGCACTTCACCT
The window above is part of the Streptomyces sp. NBC_00425 genome. Proteins encoded here:
- a CDS encoding M14 family metallopeptidase, which produces MRPRARSILAVGALLLGGAAFAPIAQAQPAPSPKPDPAEVKVFRAEVTGQQVPLLLAAGQDGHELSEQVPAKGTATVEVYLTDEQAKKLGRQGVRLAEHTLSATSENRVAAAAEGVFRPYSGSGGLREEILRTGRQNPGLTKVVSLGKTVNGQDILAVKLTRDAKKSADGSKPSVLYMSNQHAREWITPEMTRRLMHYYLDNYRTDKRVKKIVDSNELWFVLSANPDGYDYTFKSRDNRMWRKNLRDVNGDGAISTGDGVDLNRNFAYKWGYDNEGSSPNPTSETYRGAKPASEPETRALDAFEKRIGFTYGINYHSAAELLLYGVGWQVATDTPDDVAYEALAGTPEKSAVPGYHPQVSSELYTTNGEADGHASNVNGMAMFTPEMSTCQTASNVDPDDQWKSGDCQSVFTFPDDEKLIQAEFAKNVPFALSVAESAARPDRPKSSVGPTAADFTPAPFTTSYARGADQQVSVVVRKAVRDKELKYRVNGGRTRDQALRHWKGGETYGGEDNLYFDAYRARVKDGRPGDKVEVWFTGKAENGRKVSSTHFTYTIAARPQADTLVVAEEGAAATQAQTYLDALKANGRKAIVWDVAAQGAPDPLGVLSHFRTVVHYTGASAPGNPTQLALRAFLNEGGKLIEAGELAGGSVALADGTPSNDFSQYYLGAYSRTSTPGATGFTGSGRLGGLSAALGPATGNPLDKAGTYAVTSDELPAAAFPQFASAGAGQFAGTVNPYGPYAGSYMAAAVHTDDAYKRLTRTIDLSGVGAASKPTLRTRLLWDTEPGYDNAIVEIHTVGGDDWTTLPEAGGATRTAVPAECGAGFYVGEHPWLGHYLTLGANDCSATGSTGAWNALTGASSGWQQVNFDLSAYAGKNVEVSIAYVTDPGSGGRGVLADDASLVVGGGAVETEGFETSLGAWKAGGPPAGSPAVLKDWARTGVLFQTYGAVTTDDTVLLGFGLEHVAAAADRKALIGKALASLAR